Proteins from a single region of Companilactobacillus farciminis KCTC 3681 = DSM 20184:
- the topA gene encoding type I DNA topoisomerase, whose product MPSTKQKNLVIVESPSKAKTIEKYLGRNYHVVASLGHVRDLPKSQMGVDIEHDYEPKYISIRGKGPVIKDLKKEAKKAKRVYLAADPDREGEAIAWHVSHLLGLDDDDKNRVVFNEITKDTVKQAFKTPRSIDMNLVDAQQARRVLDRLVGYSISPILWAKVKKGLSAGRVQSIALKLVIERENEIKKFVPQEYWTIESIFKHDKDKFKANFYGLDGKKAELKNNDEVQDVLGRVDKKKDFSIDKVTKKERKRMPAAPFTTSSLQQEANKRLNFKTRKTMMIAQQLYEGINLGRKEGTVGLITYMRTDSKRISKVAEAEASKFIHEEYGEPFAIIKERKDKNQEGAQDAHEAIRPSSVFRTPASLKDILSRDQFRLYSLIWSRFVASQMTPAVFDTMTVDLSQNGVMFRANGSKIKFEGYRKVYQSAADKARKDNILPDLAEGDTAKLQSNDPAQHFTQPPARFTEASLVKALEENGVGRPSTYAPTIDTIQRRYYVKLNGKSFEPTELGEIVDNLIQAYFPDIVNIDFTANLEDELDHIEEGKEDWVKVVDRYYKPFAKELESAEDKIEKVQIKDEPAGMDCDICGAPMVIKMGRYGKFYACSRFPACRNTKPIVKEIGVICPKCKKGQVIERKSKKNRIFYGCSRYPDCDFVSWDKPINRDCPKDGHYLVEKKVKGGRQVICPNGDYEEDIQK is encoded by the coding sequence GTGCCATCAACAAAGCAGAAAAATTTGGTGATCGTTGAATCACCATCAAAAGCAAAAACAATTGAAAAGTACTTGGGACGTAATTATCACGTTGTTGCTAGTTTAGGACATGTTAGAGATCTACCTAAGAGTCAAATGGGTGTTGATATCGAGCATGACTATGAACCAAAATACATTTCCATTCGTGGTAAAGGTCCAGTAATTAAAGATTTAAAGAAAGAAGCTAAAAAAGCTAAAAGAGTTTATCTGGCAGCCGATCCGGATCGTGAAGGAGAAGCTATTGCCTGGCACGTTTCGCATTTATTAGGTTTAGATGATGATGACAAGAATCGAGTCGTCTTCAATGAAATTACTAAAGATACTGTCAAGCAAGCCTTCAAAACTCCTCGTTCGATCGATATGAACTTAGTTGATGCTCAACAAGCTCGTCGAGTTTTGGATCGTTTGGTTGGTTATTCAATTTCCCCAATTCTTTGGGCAAAAGTTAAAAAGGGCCTCAGTGCCGGACGTGTGCAATCAATCGCTTTGAAATTAGTGATTGAGCGTGAAAATGAGATTAAGAAGTTCGTTCCTCAAGAATATTGGACGATCGAATCGATCTTTAAACATGACAAAGACAAGTTCAAGGCTAACTTCTACGGACTTGACGGCAAAAAAGCCGAATTAAAGAACAATGATGAAGTTCAAGATGTGCTTGGTCGTGTCGATAAGAAAAAAGATTTCTCAATTGATAAAGTTACTAAAAAAGAACGTAAACGTATGCCTGCCGCACCATTTACAACTAGTTCTTTGCAACAAGAAGCCAATAAGCGTTTGAACTTCAAGACGAGAAAAACCATGATGATTGCTCAACAATTGTATGAAGGAATCAACTTGGGACGCAAAGAAGGTACAGTTGGTTTAATCACATACATGCGTACTGATTCTAAGCGTATTTCTAAAGTCGCTGAAGCAGAAGCTTCAAAATTCATCCATGAAGAATATGGCGAACCTTTTGCCATTATCAAAGAGCGTAAAGATAAGAACCAAGAAGGTGCTCAAGATGCCCACGAAGCTATTCGTCCATCATCAGTCTTTAGAACACCAGCTTCGTTAAAAGATATCTTGAGTCGTGACCAATTCCGCTTATACAGTTTGATCTGGTCAAGATTCGTTGCCAGTCAAATGACGCCAGCTGTCTTTGATACGATGACAGTTGATTTGTCACAAAATGGCGTTATGTTTAGAGCTAATGGTTCAAAAATCAAGTTTGAAGGTTACCGCAAGGTTTACCAAAGTGCTGCTGATAAAGCTCGTAAGGACAATATCTTACCGGACTTAGCTGAAGGTGACACTGCCAAGCTTCAATCAAATGATCCAGCTCAACACTTTACACAACCACCAGCAAGATTTACTGAAGCTTCCTTAGTTAAAGCTCTAGAAGAAAATGGTGTTGGTCGTCCATCAACTTATGCACCAACAATCGATACGATTCAACGTCGTTACTACGTTAAATTGAATGGAAAGAGTTTTGAACCAACTGAGTTAGGTGAAATCGTCGACAACTTGATTCAAGCTTACTTCCCAGATATCGTTAATATCGACTTTACAGCTAACCTAGAAGACGAACTGGATCATATTGAAGAAGGCAAGGAAGACTGGGTCAAAGTCGTTGATCGCTATTACAAGCCTTTTGCTAAAGAATTAGAGTCGGCTGAAGATAAGATTGAAAAAGTGCAGATCAAAGATGAACCAGCCGGTATGGATTGTGATATCTGTGGTGCACCAATGGTTATCAAGATGGGACGTTATGGTAAGTTTTATGCTTGTTCACGTTTCCCAGCTTGCCGCAACACTAAACCAATCGTTAAAGAGATCGGCGTAATTTGTCCTAAATGTAAGAAGGGACAAGTTATTGAACGTAAATCAAAGAAGAATCGTATTTTCTACGGTTGTTCAAGATACCCTGACTGTGACTTCGTTTCATGGGACAAACCAATTAATCGTGATTGTCCAAAAGATGGTCACTACTTAGTTGAAAAGAAAGTTAAGGGTGGTCGTCAAGTAATCTGTCCAAATGGAGATTATGAAGAGGATATTCAAAAATAA
- the dprA gene encoding DNA-processing protein DprA: MNKLTEFLVKCRMTGMVSNQILLKIIKISLKSDNLEDETRLMLEKEWELDKLNQFLLLLEGQDCINVKAINYLDEAYPQSLRTIYNPPALLFFEGNIALLKTECVAIIGSREATNYSFRCISTLVPRLVNRYTIVSGLANGADSMANEEALVYGKTIAVLGSSLNQAFPTKNCHLQKAIAKNGLLITEYPVGDSIEPWHFPQRNRIIAGLSQKIIVTEAKLKSGSMITVDLALENGREVLALPGRIDSELSRGCNSLIEQGATPLIDFDNL, encoded by the coding sequence ATGAATAAATTGACGGAATTTTTAGTGAAATGTCGCATGACAGGGATGGTTTCCAATCAAATTCTTTTAAAAATTATAAAAATATCATTAAAAAGTGATAATCTTGAGGATGAAACCCGTCTAATGCTAGAAAAAGAGTGGGAGTTGGACAAATTAAACCAGTTTCTACTATTATTAGAGGGTCAGGATTGTATAAATGTAAAAGCAATCAATTATTTAGATGAAGCATACCCACAGAGCCTGCGAACGATTTATAATCCACCGGCACTCTTGTTTTTTGAAGGAAATATTGCTTTACTTAAAACGGAATGCGTAGCAATCATCGGTTCAAGAGAAGCGACAAATTACAGTTTTCGTTGCATTAGTACTCTTGTCCCGCGTTTAGTAAATCGTTATACTATTGTGAGCGGTTTAGCAAATGGGGCAGATTCAATGGCAAATGAAGAAGCTTTAGTGTATGGTAAAACTATTGCCGTACTTGGAAGCAGTTTGAATCAAGCGTTTCCAACTAAGAATTGCCATTTGCAAAAAGCTATTGCTAAAAACGGATTATTGATCACTGAATATCCAGTTGGCGATTCGATAGAACCGTGGCATTTTCCCCAACGGAATCGCATTATTGCAGGTTTGAGTCAAAAAATTATTGTGACGGAAGCTAAGTTGAAGAGTGGATCAATGATTACCGTTGATTTGGCTTTAGAAAATGGTCGCGAAGTTTTGGCTTTGCCGGGTCGGATCGATAGTGAATTATCGCGCGGCTGCAACAGTTTGATTGAGCAGGGCGCGACACCGTTGATCGATTTTGATAATTTATAA
- a CDS encoding ribonuclease HII, translating into MKNKYTIKAVKELLNQETVSDELLKELQLDSRVGVKKLLEQYYKKIEQKTALIEKFHTKEFLEKPYWNHNLLVAGVDEVGRGPLAGPVVTAAVILPPDNTLYEVDDSKKLSISKRAQLYKQICDQAIDISVAVGSPQLIDQENIYHATELTMAQSIKRLYAKPDHILVDAMTIPVDIPQTKLIKGDAKSLSIGAASIVAKVSRDRLMTMYSHLYPEFGFENNDGYGTKQHLQALDEFGRTKIHRLSFSPVKKINKLY; encoded by the coding sequence ATGAAGAATAAGTACACCATTAAAGCAGTAAAAGAATTACTGAATCAAGAAACTGTTTCAGATGAGCTACTAAAAGAATTGCAATTGGATTCTCGTGTTGGCGTTAAAAAGTTATTAGAGCAATATTATAAAAAAATTGAGCAGAAAACGGCTTTGATCGAGAAATTTCATACGAAAGAATTTTTGGAAAAGCCTTATTGGAACCATAATTTATTAGTTGCTGGTGTCGACGAGGTTGGACGTGGACCATTAGCTGGACCAGTTGTGACAGCTGCGGTGATTTTGCCACCAGATAATACTTTATACGAAGTCGATGATTCTAAGAAATTGTCGATTTCAAAGCGAGCTCAATTATATAAGCAAATTTGTGATCAAGCGATTGATATCAGTGTGGCAGTAGGCTCACCACAATTAATTGATCAGGAAAATATCTATCACGCAACCGAGTTAACAATGGCACAATCTATCAAGCGTTTGTACGCAAAACCGGATCATATCCTAGTCGATGCGATGACTATACCAGTTGATATTCCTCAGACCAAATTGATCAAGGGGGATGCTAAGTCATTAAGTATCGGTGCTGCTAGTATCGTCGCTAAAGTCAGTCGAGACCGTCTAATGACGATGTATAGCCATTTGTATCCTGAATTTGGTTTTGAGAACAATGATGGTTATGGAACTAAGCAACATTTGCAAGCTTTGGACGAATTTGGTCGAACAAAAATTCATCGCTTGAGTTTCTCACCGGTTAAAAAAATCAATAAATTATATTAA
- the ylqF gene encoding ribosome biogenesis GTPase YlqF: MALQWYPGHMNKAKNQVQDRLKLVDIVLEIVDARLPFSSRNPVLEQIIDQKKHIIILNKSDLADPKITADWKLNFEQEGTNSIEIDAKHTKGMNKIKSMIRSELSEKIQRYENNGVQNYRIKAMCIGIPNVGKSTILNRLVGKNVAVTGNKPGVTKNQNWLKTNIGIDLLDTPGILWPKIDDPKVGMKLALSGAIKDKIYAPDDVAIYALNFMETHYMDQLQESYGLTNADIFNHTTPELLMNLTKKFGYKEDYDRASRRIIDDVRKLKLGRLTFDIPGEFYEE, from the coding sequence ATGGCACTACAGTGGTATCCGGGACATATGAACAAGGCAAAGAATCAAGTACAAGATCGACTCAAATTAGTTGACATTGTACTTGAAATCGTTGATGCGAGATTGCCTTTCTCGTCCAGAAATCCAGTTTTGGAACAAATCATTGACCAAAAGAAACACATAATTATTTTGAATAAGTCTGATTTGGCTGACCCTAAAATCACGGCTGATTGGAAGTTGAATTTTGAACAAGAAGGTACTAATTCAATCGAAATTGATGCCAAGCATACTAAAGGTATGAATAAGATCAAATCGATGATTCGTTCAGAATTGTCTGAGAAAATCCAACGCTACGAAAATAATGGCGTTCAAAATTATCGTATCAAGGCTATGTGCATTGGAATTCCTAATGTTGGTAAGTCAACGATTTTAAACCGTCTAGTCGGAAAAAATGTGGCGGTAACAGGAAATAAGCCTGGTGTCACTAAGAATCAAAATTGGTTGAAGACTAATATTGGTATCGATCTATTGGATACGCCGGGAATTCTTTGGCCTAAGATCGATGATCCCAAAGTAGGAATGAAATTGGCTCTCTCAGGCGCTATCAAGGATAAAATCTATGCTCCTGATGATGTGGCTATCTATGCCTTGAATTTCATGGAAACACATTATATGGACCAATTACAAGAAAGCTATGGCTTGACTAATGCTGATATTTTCAACCATACGACACCAGAATTATTGATGAACTTAACTAAAAAGTTTGGATACAAAGAAGACTATGACCGTGCATCCAGAAGAATTATCGATGATGTTCGTAAATTGAAATTAGGACGTTTGACATTCGATATTCCTGGGGAGTTTTATGAAGAATAA
- a CDS encoding YozE family protein translates to MRRSFYEFLMTLRNSESVEPEAEFANNAFRDSSFPKHEESYQKLSEYLELNAGYLPSMTIFDEAYQKYQEIDKK, encoded by the coding sequence ATGAGACGCAGTTTTTATGAGTTTTTAATGACTCTTCGCAATTCAGAGAGTGTCGAACCAGAAGCAGAATTTGCGAATAATGCTTTTCGTGACTCTTCTTTCCCTAAACATGAAGAAAGCTACCAAAAACTTTCGGAATATTTGGAATTAAATGCAGGCTATTTGCCAAGCATGACTATTTTTGACGAAGCCTATCAAAAGTATCAAGAAATAGATAAAAAATAA
- a CDS encoding YpmS family protein produces MKKNYWKYAFIALVAIIVVGLGFIGTKVFSSPRDNYQVSSKIVDQDAKVFTVDMTKQEANKMAQYYLKHTLNDGKTDYQLILKKDAELTGDVKFLGATINFTILMQPYAKTNGDVLLKAKKMKIGDLSLPISFVMNYIKNSFKTPNWVSIDGKDKSILLKFTKFTTKEGYGIRAKNIDLKNNKLSFEVMNTKITDNQ; encoded by the coding sequence ATGAAGAAAAATTATTGGAAATATGCATTTATCGCTTTAGTAGCAATCATCGTAGTAGGATTAGGTTTTATCGGGACCAAAGTTTTTAGTTCTCCAAGAGACAATTATCAAGTTTCTTCAAAAATCGTTGATCAAGATGCCAAAGTCTTTACTGTCGATATGACTAAACAAGAAGCCAATAAGATGGCACAATATTATTTGAAACATACTTTAAATGATGGCAAAACTGATTATCAATTGATTTTGAAAAAAGACGCTGAATTGACTGGTGACGTCAAATTCTTAGGCGCTACCATCAATTTTACGATTTTGATGCAACCTTATGCCAAAACTAATGGTGACGTGTTGCTTAAAGCAAAAAAAATGAAAATCGGTGATTTATCATTACCAATTTCTTTTGTAATGAATTATATTAAGAATAGCTTTAAAACACCTAATTGGGTCAGTATCGACGGTAAAGACAAGTCTATCTTGTTGAAATTTACTAAGTTCACTACCAAAGAAGGTTATGGCATTCGTGCTAAGAACATCGATTTGAAAAATAATAAGTTGTCCTTTGAAGTAATGAATACTAAAATTACTGATAATCAATAG
- a CDS encoding GDSL-type esterase/lipase family protein encodes MKKKSIWIIVIIILLVAVSGGTYYFVHNNEQQVVETKTAKKTKPKIKVIPKKKSIDIVAVGDSLTQGVGDSKSVGGGYVTRLTKRVQDKYDVKAQSHNYGVSGDTSSQIMTRIKNDKKMHQDLPKADIITVTVGGNDFMHLLQRKGLDLTAGDIADEQVQFDKRLTQLLTDLRGYNKTAPIYLIGIYNPFSIYLSNVKNAKTAFINWNKASAKVASNFNDTHFVDINNLYQPKNIKKKIQKTGVNPYLYKKDHFHPNGTGYDMMTEKIFEQVNGTKKEWLYK; translated from the coding sequence ATGAAGAAAAAAAGTATTTGGATTATTGTAATAATTATTTTGTTGGTTGCTGTCAGTGGGGGAACTTATTATTTTGTCCATAACAATGAACAACAAGTGGTTGAAACAAAAACGGCTAAAAAAACTAAGCCTAAAATAAAAGTTATTCCTAAAAAGAAAAGTATCGATATCGTGGCAGTTGGTGATTCTTTGACTCAAGGTGTCGGTGATTCTAAGTCAGTTGGAGGCGGCTACGTTACACGTTTGACCAAAAGGGTTCAAGATAAATACGATGTCAAAGCTCAATCTCATAACTATGGAGTTTCCGGTGATACTAGCAGTCAGATCATGACTCGAATCAAAAATGACAAAAAGATGCATCAAGATCTACCAAAAGCTGATATCATCACGGTAACAGTCGGTGGCAATGACTTTATGCATTTGTTGCAAAGAAAAGGTTTAGATCTTACAGCTGGCGATATTGCCGATGAACAAGTACAATTTGACAAAAGATTAACGCAGTTGTTGACTGATTTACGTGGTTACAACAAGACAGCACCGATTTATTTAATTGGAATTTATAATCCATTCAGTATTTATTTATCAAATGTCAAAAATGCTAAGACAGCCTTTATTAATTGGAACAAGGCTTCAGCTAAGGTAGCAAGTAACTTTAATGATACTCATTTTGTGGATATCAACAATTTGTATCAACCAAAAAATATCAAGAAGAAGATTCAAAAAACGGGTGTCAATCCATATCTTTACAAGAAAGACCACTTCCATCCCAACGGAACCGGTTATGATATGATGACAGAAAAAATCTTTGAGCAAGTAAATGGGACTAAGAAAGAGTGGCTTTACAAGTAA
- a CDS encoding DegV family protein has protein sequence MSKVKIIADSSVQLTPEEIEKYNISIVPLTISIDEKTYVDGVNITREKFVEEMDSSKDLPKTSQPSIGTFMEVIDKVPEDYTDILLLMMTPAISGTINAARQVADMTDRNVEVIDTEFTDRAQGFQVIKAAQLAQEGKSVAEIKTALDEVRDHTYLYMGVTSIENILRGGRLSRFAGTLSTLLNINLVLIVKDNSLNIAKRGRGRKTIEKYMDNVLEEIKGLKNIKAIGISYVDKMDYVNELKEKLAEIVPNVPLLIRVTSPVIATHAGSGAFAIEFYTE, from the coding sequence ATGAGCAAAGTAAAAATTATTGCCGATTCGTCGGTACAATTAACTCCAGAAGAAATAGAGAAATATAATATCAGTATTGTCCCTTTGACGATCAGTATTGACGAAAAAACCTATGTAGATGGTGTAAATATCACTCGAGAGAAGTTTGTTGAGGAAATGGACTCTTCAAAAGATCTACCTAAGACATCACAACCTTCAATCGGTACTTTTATGGAAGTAATCGACAAGGTGCCAGAAGACTATACGGATATCTTGTTGTTGATGATGACACCTGCAATCAGTGGTACAATCAACGCAGCTAGACAAGTCGCTGATATGACTGACCGAAACGTTGAGGTAATCGATACAGAATTTACCGATCGTGCACAAGGGTTCCAAGTTATCAAAGCAGCACAATTGGCTCAAGAGGGTAAGTCAGTTGCTGAAATTAAGACAGCTTTGGATGAAGTTCGTGATCACACATACTTATACATGGGCGTAACTAGTATTGAAAACATTTTGCGTGGTGGTAGACTAAGTCGTTTTGCTGGAACATTGTCAACTTTATTGAATATCAATTTAGTTTTGATAGTTAAAGACAACAGCTTAAATATTGCTAAACGTGGTCGTGGTCGCAAGACGATTGAAAAATACATGGACAACGTCTTAGAAGAAATCAAAGGCTTAAAGAATATTAAAGCTATTGGTATTTCTTACGTTGATAAGATGGATTACGTCAATGAATTGAAGGAAAAACTTGCCGAAATCGTACCGAATGTGCCGTTATTGATTCGTGTTACTAGTCCTGTAATTGCAACTCATGCGGGATCAGGTGCCTTCGCAATTGAATTTTATACAGAGTAA
- the trhA gene encoding PAQR family membrane homeostasis protein TrhA, producing the protein MSKKPNFTRTYLITDQIFSAVTHGIGIILAIIGSVFLLIKGFHQGNPLNITAYFIYAFTLFFLYLSSTLFHSLYFTKAKGVFQIFDHSSIFLMIAGTYTPYCLIALHSAFGYGILAFIWLLAIGGILYKIFNVGKFKYFETLLYVLMGWAIIIAMKPLYQAIGATGIWLLVAGGVAFTLGACLYLMKNLKYIHVIWHIFVMIGTALMYFSVYFFVN; encoded by the coding sequence ATGTCAAAAAAACCAAATTTTACTAGAACTTATTTGATAACTGATCAAATATTCAGCGCCGTTACGCACGGTATTGGAATTATCTTAGCAATAATTGGATCAGTCTTCTTGCTCATTAAGGGATTCCACCAAGGAAATCCACTTAACATTACCGCATATTTTATTTACGCTTTCACGTTATTTTTCTTATATTTGAGCTCAACGTTATTTCACAGTCTCTATTTCACTAAAGCTAAAGGTGTTTTTCAAATTTTTGACCACAGCTCGATTTTCTTGATGATTGCTGGTACCTACACGCCATATTGTTTAATTGCCTTACATTCAGCCTTTGGTTACGGAATTCTGGCCTTCATTTGGCTATTAGCTATCGGTGGTATTCTCTACAAGATTTTCAACGTTGGCAAATTCAAATACTTTGAAACTCTACTTTACGTTTTAATGGGTTGGGCCATCATCATCGCTATGAAGCCACTTTATCAAGCAATCGGTGCAACTGGTATCTGGCTTTTAGTTGCAGGAGGTGTGGCCTTTACATTAGGAGCCTGCTTGTACTTAATGAAAAATCTTAAATACATTCACGTTATCTGGCACATTTTCGTCATGATTGGAACGGCTCTAATGTACTTCTCAGTTTATTTCTTTGTTAATTAA
- a CDS encoding dihydrofolate reductase: protein MISFVWAEDKNHVIGVDGHLPWKLPNDMKRFKDVTTNHPIVMGRKTFESFPNGPLPKRLNIVISRNPNYQVPEGVVLISNREQLKDVVKPDDEVMVIGGAGIFRMFEDIVDRLYLTRINHEFVGDTKMVDLDYRQFKLIEKKEGIMDKENVYPYTFETYQKIN, encoded by the coding sequence ATGATCAGTTTTGTTTGGGCCGAAGATAAAAACCATGTGATTGGCGTTGATGGACATCTACCATGGAAGTTACCTAATGATATGAAGCGTTTCAAAGATGTTACGACTAATCATCCTATTGTTATGGGACGTAAAACCTTTGAGAGTTTTCCCAATGGACCTTTGCCAAAGAGATTAAATATCGTCATCTCTAGAAATCCCAATTATCAAGTACCAGAAGGCGTAGTTTTGATTTCTAATAGAGAACAACTAAAAGACGTCGTTAAGCCAGATGATGAAGTTATGGTCATTGGTGGTGCGGGAATTTTTAGAATGTTTGAAGATATTGTGGATCGTTTGTATTTGACACGAATCAATCACGAATTTGTTGGAGATACGAAAATGGTTGATTTAGATTATCGTCAATTTAAATTGATCGAAAAAAAAGAAGGCATCATGGACAAAGAAAATGTTTATCCATATACCTTCGAGACTTATCAAAAAATTAATTAA
- a CDS encoding thymidylate synthase: MHNEQQYLDLLQYVLDHGHKKSDRTGTGTISTFGYQMRFDLQESFPLLTTKKIPFGLIKSELLWFLHGDTNIRYLLEHKNHIWDEWAFKNYIESSDYKGPDMTDFGRRHLIDEDFNQKYQVEKKKFDQSILNDDAFAQKFGNLGDVYGAQWRHWQKRDGGFIDQIADVIEQIKKTPDSRRLIVSAWNPEDVPTMALPPCHTLFQFYVNEGKLFCQLYQRSGDLFLGVPFNIASYALLTHLIARETGLEVGEFIHTLGDAHIYSNHLEQVKEQLSRKPVAGPSLEITSDKSIFDLDVKDIRVDNYNPQPAIKAPVAV, translated from the coding sequence ATGCATAACGAACAACAATATTTAGACCTTTTGCAATACGTTTTGGACCATGGACATAAAAAAAGCGACCGCACGGGAACTGGTACGATCAGTACTTTTGGTTATCAAATGCGTTTTGACCTACAAGAATCATTTCCACTTTTGACAACGAAAAAGATTCCTTTCGGTTTGATCAAAAGTGAATTGTTGTGGTTCTTGCATGGCGATACCAACATTAGATATTTGCTAGAACACAAGAATCATATTTGGGATGAGTGGGCTTTTAAAAATTATATTGAGAGTTCTGACTATAAAGGACCAGACATGACAGATTTTGGCCGCCGTCACTTAATAGATGAAGATTTCAATCAAAAATATCAAGTTGAAAAAAAGAAATTTGATCAGAGCATTTTGAATGATGATGCATTTGCCCAAAAATTCGGTAATCTCGGGGATGTCTATGGTGCTCAATGGCGTCATTGGCAAAAACGAGATGGTGGATTCATTGACCAAATTGCTGATGTGATCGAGCAAATCAAAAAGACTCCTGATTCAAGACGTCTGATCGTCAGTGCCTGGAATCCAGAAGACGTTCCAACTATGGCCTTGCCACCTTGTCATACGTTGTTTCAGTTCTATGTCAACGAAGGGAAGCTCTTTTGTCAATTGTATCAACGCAGTGGCGATTTATTCTTAGGTGTGCCTTTTAATATTGCCAGTTACGCTTTATTGACTCATTTGATAGCTCGTGAGACTGGCCTAGAAGTCGGTGAATTTATCCATACTTTGGGTGATGCACACATTTATTCTAATCACCTTGAGCAAGTAAAAGAGCAATTGAGTCGTAAACCTGTTGCTGGACCAAGTCTAGAAATTACCAGTGATAAGAGCATCTTCGATTTAGATGTCAAAGATATTCGTGTCGATAACTATAATCCGCAACCAGCTATCAAAGCTCCGGTTGCTGTCTAG